TTCCAATCGGCATCGCCTTTGTACATCTGTGCGCGAGTTCGTCCGTGGATTGCAATAGATTTGCATCCAACATCTTGCAGTCTTTCGGCAACTTCCACTATTTTAATAGAATCGTGATCCCATCCTAAACGTGTTTTTACCGTAACTGGTAAGTTAGTGCGTTTTACCATTTCGGCAGTGAGTTTTTCCATTAAGCAGATATCTTTTAAAATACCTGCGCCCGCACCTTTACTCACTACTTTTTTTACAGGACAGCCAAAGTTAATATCAATGATATCTGGCTTCGATTTCTCTACAATATCAATGGTTTGCAGCATACTTTCCATGTTAGCACCAAAAATTTGAATACCAACAGGACGTTCTTTTTCATAAATATCCAGCTTCATAACGCTTTTTGCTGCGTTGCGGATTAATCCTTCGCTGCTTACAAATTCGGTATATACAACGTCTGCACCTTGTTCCTTACATAATGCACGAAATGGTGGGTCACTTACATCTTCCATTGGTGCTAAAAGCAATGGAAATTCGTCTAATTCTATGTCGCCTATTTTCACCAAATGTTTAATAATTTGGTGCAAAATTAGGGTTTTTTAGGTAATTCTTTAAGATTGATATAAATTAGGAGCTATGAAATACTTTTTTTCCATTTTTTTAGTAATTGTGTTTGTTGGTTTTGGAGAATCGCAAAGCGAAAAAGAAACTAAAAAACTGCGTTTTTCTGACTATAAATTAGAGTATCCGAGGACTTGGAAAAAGAAAGACTTTTATGGTTACATTCTGTTAAACCGAGAAGAAAATGGTAAATCCTTAAAAAGAGATGTTCAGGTCACAGTTTTTCCGAATCAATTAAAACAAGTTTTTGATAGAAGAAAAATTAAAGATTATTTAATTGAACATGCAAACACGTTGTTTCCACATGAAATGAATAAAACCTTTCTTATTTCGTCGGTAGCCACAGGAAGTAAGTACATGTGTAAAATAGAGTATGAGCTATCACTTGATTATTCTGAAAACACATATAAAAAAGTAGAATATATTAGGCTAGAAAATTCAAATTTAAAATTCTATAGATACATGGCTAAAAGTGAATTATACGACAAATACTATAACGAGGCGATGTCAATAATCAATTCTATTGAGAAGCGATAGACTTTAATACCCAAATACCATAAACCCCAAGTGCCAACTCTCCTATGGTTCCATAAATATATAAGTCTGAAGGAACACCATCTAAAATTATACTTAGTAATCTTCCTAAAGCCATTGGCAGCATAAAACAGACATGACTAATTAACGCTGGTTTATAAAACGATTTCATAAAAACCCCGAAAGTCCACAACGTAACAAACCCAAAATACAAACCCATTATGGCTTTGTTAAAATTGCTTTCGTCTAAAGTTTCGGGTTGGATTTCTAAAAAAGAATTAGGATAAAATCCATAGCTCAAACCAGCACTGAAGACAATAGGTATCGATATCCAAAGGTGTATGTTGTACTTTGTGATTTTCAAATTAAAATTTCACTGTCGTATCTATAACTTCTTCGTCACGCTTTACAGTGATTTTGGCTTCTTGGCCTTTGTCAAAAACAGATAGAGCGCGCATATAGCTCATCATGTCAGTAACAGTATTATCGCCTAGTTTAATAACGACATCACCTTTTTGTAGACCTGCTGCAAAAGCAGGTGTATCTTCACGCGTACCATCAATACGCATTCCTTTCCCATCAAATAAATAATCTGGGACAACACCTAAGCCAACTTTAAAACGAGGTGTTTCTTCGCTTTCGTTTTTAGTTTTTCTGAAAGCCATTTTCCCATTATCGTTAAGATCGTCGATGATTTCAAAAATGTAATCTGAAATTAAATTCATACCATCATAATTCAGCTTTTCAGAATCATCGCCAGGCTTATGGTAATCTTCATGCTGCCCTGTAAAAAAGTGTAATACTGGGATGTCAATTAAATAAAACGATGTGTGATCACTTGGACCAACTCCACTTTCGTTTTCAATCAATTTAAATTTATCATTATTGGCTTTTAATGTCTGATTAAACATAGGCGAAGTTCCTGTACCGTAAACGGCTAAAGTACTGTCTTGTTTCATGCGACCAACCATGTCCATGTTAATCATGTAGTTAATGGATTTGGCTTCAATCGTAGGGTTTTTAGAAAAATAATTAGACCCTAATAATCCCATTTCTTCTCCTGAAAATGCCATAAACAAATAGTTATTTGCATCTTTAGTTTCGGCGTGGTTATTTTTTACATTTAATCTGCTAGCTAAATTTAGCATAACAGCAACACCACTAGCGTTGTCATCAGCACCATTATGCACAGCTTTATCTTTCTCACGATAAAGTGAGCCTTCGCCACCATAACCTAAATGGTCGTAATGCGCACCTATTATAATAGTATTTTCAGCATTATTATTTATAAAACCAAGAACGTTTCTGCCAGTAATTGTACTATCCGCATTGGTTGTAAATTCAACTTCTTTATGTGGGTCTGTCTTTGGTTTAAAGCTGAAATTTTGTAAAAAACCTTCAGTGCCTTTTGGAGATAATCCAATTTCTTTAAAACGGTCTACAATGTAATCCGCTGCTAATTTTTCGCCTTGTGTACCAGTTTGCCTTCCTTCAAATTTATCATCTGCTAAAATATATACATCTTGTCGGATTTTATTTCTACAAGAAAAACAGAGAAATACAAGTATTAAAATCGTTATTCTTTTCATGGCTTATCTTATTTTTGTGCAAAATTAGGCATTAAATATTACAGTATGAAAAAGCTTTTCTTGAGTCTTTTAATAGGAATTTCAATTGTTTCGTGTAAAAATGAAAGCGAAAAATCAGATAAGGTAGCGGTTCAACCTGAAGAAAAACAGTTAGTTGCAGGAAATGATTCTTTAATTTATCCTGAAGAAGTTCATTTTAAATCTATAAGACAAGTCACGTTTGGTGGCGATAATGCCGAAGCGTATTGGAGTTTTGATGATAAGCAATTGGTTTTTCAATCAAATAATGCTGCTTGGAATGTTGGTTGCGATCAAATGTTTTTGATGGATGCTAATGAAACATTTAAGGATAAAACACCACCAATGATAAGTACAGGAAAAGGCCGAACAACATGCGCTTATTTCCTACCAGACAACAAGCATATTATCTATGCATCTACGCATTTGGAGCAAGATGAATGTCCTGACACACCATTGCGTAAGAACGGAAAATACATCTGGCCAATTTACGACAGCTATGATATTTTTGTGGCTGATTTAGAAGGCAATATTGTAAAGCAATTAACTAACGAAATTGGTTACGATGCCGAGCCTACTGTATCTCCAAAAGGTGACAAAATTGTTTTTACATCAACCAGAAGTGGTGACTTGGAATTGTACACAATGAATATTGACGGTAGTGATGTAAAACAAATCACAAATGAATTAGGTTATGATGGTGGCGCATTCTTTTCGCCAGATGGAAGTCAGTTAATTTTCCGCTCGTCAAGACCAAAAACGGAAAAAGAGATTAAAGAATACAAAGATTTATTGGCAGAAGGACTAGTAGAACCAACCGAAATGGAATTATATATCTGTAATGCTGATGGAAGTAATTTACGACAACTTACAGATTTAGGAAACGCTAATTGGAGCCCATTCTTCCTACCATCAGGAGACAAGGTATTATTCTCATCAAACTTTGAGGCAGAGCGAGGTTTCCCTTTCAACTTATACATGATTGATACTGACGGTAAAAATTTAAAAAGAATCACTCATGGTGAAACGTTTGATGCTTTCCCTGTGTTTTCTAATGATGGAAAATATTTAGCGTTTTCAAGTAACCGTAATAATGGTGGTGGACGCGATACAAACTTATTTATTGCTGAGTGGCAAGATTAATTTATTGTAAATCTTTGATTCTATCACGCTCTTCAGCATCTGTAGCACGCTCATTAGTGCTTAGTTTCGTGTTTCCAAATTTGTAGCGGAAGCCAAGTTTTACAAAGCGGTTGTCAATATCTACAAATTGCCTATTAGACTGGTTGAAATAATTTGTTGAAGATTCAGCATCTTGATAGTTAAAAATATCTTCAACACTTAACGAAATAACACCCTTATTTTTTAAGACACTTTTAGTTAAGCTAAACTCTGAAAATAAGCGATCTTCTACTGTAGATAATTGCTGTACATTTTTACCAACCCAAGTTAATGTCAGGGATAAGTTTAAACTATTATCTTCTAATAGAGATAGTGTGTTTTGTAGAATACTATAATTAGACCACTGACTTAAATCTGTAAAGCCTTCGCTAAGGTTTGCTTCTTCAGTAATATTAAAAAATGACGTTACAAAATATATACTCCATCTGTTTTTGGGATAATAAAATGAGAAATCAAAACCGTAGTCAACAGTTTTATCAAGATTTGTAGGTGTATAAGCAAGGATATTTGTGTTATTATTTTGTCTAGGCAATTCATTAATTGCACCGTCATAATTAATGTAATAGGCTTCAACAGTAAAGTATTCTAAAAAACTAGATCCTACAACAAAATGGTCCTGAAAAGTTGGTTGTAAGTCAGGTTTTCCGACAACAATTGTATTTTCATTTATGAAAAACGTAAAAGGATTTAACGACGTGTAACTCGGTCTAGTAATACTACGTTTATAATTTCCGTATAAGCTAAAATTATCTGAAAAGTTATGAGAAATACTTGCATTAGGAAACCATTTAAAATAGTCCTGAGTATTGGTTTGATTTAATGTGGGCGAAAAACCATCAACATTGGTTTGTTCGGCTCTTAAACCGACAACTATATCCCATTTTTCCCAGGATTTACTATAGTTGGCGTATGCAGCAAATACATTCTCGTCATAATTAAATATGTTACTATTGGCAGTATTTATAACTTCAGAACCGTTAATAACATCAACTCTTGTAATGTCACTTTCTGTGTTAATGTTGCTAAACTTTAAACCAGTTTCAAAAGAAGATGAATCATTTATAGGTAAACTATAATCGATTTTTGCTGTGTAAATATCCGTATTCTGATTGGCAACGGTATTAAATTCAGAATCGGGTTGATTTGAGTTGTTTTGGAAAACTGCCTGATTACGGCTGTAATTGTAAATTGTGTAGTGTCCATTAAAAGAAAGACGACTTCCGTTATCAAATTCTGTGCTTAGGTTTAAATCAGAGCCAATATTAAATTTATCATCACGTGATAAATTATTTGCAGTAAAATTTTCTAAAAAATTAGAGTTTGCATCATTTATATCAGTAAGATTTAAAATACGGTATTTGAAATAGGGAGTAAACAAAGCAGTACTTGTGAGGCTTAGCGTTGTTTTATCACTCACGTAATAATCAAAATTAATATTAGCATTATGAGTTTCTGTTTTGGTGTTGCGATCAATATCAGAATTCCAAATTTGATTTATATTTCCATTTGAGTCAAAATAATCAATACCATTTTCTTCTTCTCGATTAATTTTCTGGTTAGTGTAACTGTAATTTAGATTCAGATTTATTTTATCATTTTTAAAATAATGACTTGTAGCCGCATTATATCTCGGAAAAGCACCTTGTGTGTAGTTTGTAGCAACACTTCCACGATAACCAGTTACTAAGTTTTTGCTCATTATAATATTAATTACAGAGCCACTATCTGCATCATAACTTGCAGGTGGATTTGTAATCACATCGACAGATTTAACACTATTAGCTGGTGCACTCTCTAGGAGCTGAATCAGTTCATCCGAAGTCAATTGCACACGACGATTATTTATAAATACCGTGGCAGGAGAACTTTTAATATTAATACTTCCTTCTGAAACAATAATTCCCGGTGTGCTTTTTAAAACCTGAAGCGTAGAGCCTTCCGTTAATGCAGTATTTTCAATATTAAAAGTTAATCGGTCTGGTTTCCTTATAATAGTAGGGCGTTTTGCGTTAACTGTTACTGCTTCTAAAGTTTCAGAATCTTCAACTAAGACTATGTTTTTTAGCCGCACATCACCTTTTATTTCCACAGTTTTTTCTATAGTTTTAAAACCAATAAAACTTATTTTTAAAGTATAGGTTCCATCAGAAAGTGAGGTGAGTTCAAAAACACCATCATCGTTAGAACTAGTGCCTTTTATAAATATTTCAGTATCTAAAGAGAATAGAGTAATATTAGCAAAAGATATAGGTTTTTGTTGTTCATCCACAACTTTACCTGTTAAGGTAAGCTCTTGCGAGAACGCAAAAATGCTGAACATAAAAAGGACAGCAGAAATTAGGGGCTTTAATCTGATTGACATTTTAATTAGTTGAAGTCTGCAAGATATAAATAGTTTTTTACTTTAAAACGAAGAAAATCGGCAGTTAACAGTGATTTTCTTATAACTTTTGATAGGCGAGAGGATTATAAAAGAATTATATTTGCAAATCAAAATTGCATTTAGAAAGAGAGTTACATGAAGAACATCAGGAATTTTTGCATCATTGCGCATATTGACCATGGTAAAAGTACACTTGCCGATAGGTTACTCGATTATACAGGTTCGGTTACAGCACGCGAAAAACAAGACCAATTACTAGATAGTATGGACTTGGAGCGCGAACGTGGGATTACAATTAAGTCCCACGCCATACAAATGGATTATGAATTTGAGGGAGAACAATATGTTTTAAACCTAATAGACACTCCTGGCCACGTTGATTTCTCCTACGAAGTATCACGTTCTATTGCTGCTTGTGAAGGCGCTTTACTTATTGTAGATGCGGCTCAAAGCATACAAGCTCAGACGATTTCTAATTTGTATTTGGCTCTGGAAAATGACTTAGAAATTATCCCTGTTTTAAACAAAGTTGATTTACCAAGTGCCAATCCAGAAGAGGTTACGGATGATATTGTAGATTTATTAGGTTGTGATCCCGAAGAAGTAATCCACGCAAGTGGAAAAACAGGATTTGGAGTTGATGACATCTTAAAGGCTATCATCGAACGTGTTCCTGCGCCAGAGGGTGATCCAGAAGCACCTTTACAAGCCTTGATTTTTGATTCGGTTTACAATACATTTAGAGGTATTGAAACCTATTTTAGAGTTTTTAATGGTGAAATAAAAAAAGGACAAAAAATAAAATTTGTCGCTACAGATAAAGAATATTTTGCAGATGAAGTAGGTACTTTAAAGCTTAATCAAATTCCAAAGCAAAGCGTCAAAGCGGGTGATGTAGGCTATTTAATTACAGGAATTAAAACAGCAAAGGAAGTAAAAGTAGGAGATACCATTACCGATTTTGCAAACCCGACCACAAATATTGTTGAAGGTTTTGAAGACGTAAAACCAATGGTATTTGCAGGTATTTACCCTGTTGATACAGAAGATTATGAAGAGCTTCGCAACTCTATGGAGAAATTACAACTTAATGATGCGTCTTTGGTATTTCAGCCAGAAAGTTCTGCAGCTTTAGGTTTTGGTTTCCGATGTGGATTTTTAGGCATGTTACACATGGAAATTATCCAAGAGCGTTTAGAGCGCGAGTTTGATATGACGGTAATTACAACCGTACCTAACGTAAGTTATCATGCTTATACCAATAAAAATCCTGACGAAGCATTTATTGTCAACAATCCAAGTGATTTACCTGAGGTTACAACTGTAAATCGTGTTGAAGAACCTTACATAAAGGCGACTATAATAACAAAATCTGATTTTGTAGGTAATGTGATGAGCTTGTGTATCGAAAAGCGAGGCATGATTATAAATCAGACCTATTTAACGACCGAACGTGTTGAGCTTATTTTTGAAATGCCACTAGCGGAAATTGTATTTGATTTTTACGATAGGTTAAAAACGGTTTCTAAAGGTTATGCGTCTTTTGATTATTCTCCGATTGGGATGAAGGTCTCAAAATTAGTGCGTCTAGATGTACTATTAAATGCTCAGCCAGTTGATGCGCTTTCTGCATTAATCCACGCTGATAACGCACATAACATTGGTAAAAAAATGTGTGAGAAGCTGAAAGAATTAATTCCGAGACAACAATTTGATATTCCGATTCAAGCAGCAATTGGTGCTAAGATTATCGCTCGCGAAACAGTAAAAGCACTTCGTAAAGATGTAACTGCAAAATGTTATGGTGGAGATATTTCTCGTAAACGTAAGCTTTTAGAAAAGCAGAAAAAAGGGAAGAAACGTATGCGTCAAGTAGGAAATGTAGAAATTCCACAGCAAGCATTTATGGCGGTTTTAAAGTTGAATGATTAAAATCACTATTCTAAAAATATATTTTATAATTTGAAGCCTCTATTTTAGAGGCTTTTTTTGTTCTATGAACTTATCCTATTGGGAAATAAAATCTTGGTTAACCGATGTCGACTTTACAATCGTTGGCAGCGGTATTGTTGGTCTCAACTGTGCTTTGCAACTTAAAAATCGTTTTCCAAAAGCTAAAGTTTTAATCTTAGAAAAAGGCATACTGCCACAAGGCGCGAGTACAAAGAATGCTGGGTTTGCTTGTTTTGGAAGTTTAAGCGAGCTTATTGAAGATTTAAAAACACATTCAGAAGCTGAGGTCTTTAATTTAGTTAACCAACGCGTTGAAGGCTTACATTTGTTAAGACAAACACTTGGAGATGACAATATCGATTATCAAGAACTCGGCGGCTACGAGTTGTTTACCAAAGCAGATGAAGTACTTTATGAAGAATGTTTGCAGCGAAAAGACGCTATAAATAAGTTACTCAAACCAATTTTTAACACATGTGTTTTTAGTTTTAAAGAAGACAGTTTTGGATTTCAAAACATCCAATCAAAACAAGGCTTTAATCAATTTGAAGGTCAGATTGACACAGGTAAAATGATGAGCGCTTTATTACAATTAGTATATCAAAAAGGTATTAAAATATTAAACGCAACTACGGTAGAATCATTTTCAGAAGACTCAAATTCCGTAAAAGTAAAAACCAATCACTTTGAGTTTACAACAAGTAAATTATTGATTGCAACAAATGGTTTTGCTTCTAAATTATTGGACGAAAATTTAAATCTCGATTATCGAGTAAAACCAGC
This DNA window, taken from Winogradskyella sp. PC-19, encodes the following:
- a CDS encoding M28 family peptidase; this translates as MKRITILILVFLCFSCRNKIRQDVYILADDKFEGRQTGTQGEKLAADYIVDRFKEIGLSPKGTEGFLQNFSFKPKTDPHKEVEFTTNADSTITGRNVLGFINNNAENTIIIGAHYDHLGYGGEGSLYREKDKAVHNGADDNASGVAVMLNLASRLNVKNNHAETKDANNYLFMAFSGEEMGLLGSNYFSKNPTIEAKSINYMINMDMVGRMKQDSTLAVYGTGTSPMFNQTLKANNDKFKLIENESGVGPSDHTSFYLIDIPVLHFFTGQHEDYHKPGDDSEKLNYDGMNLISDYIFEIIDDLNDNGKMAFRKTKNESEETPRFKVGLGVVPDYLFDGKGMRIDGTREDTPAFAAGLQKGDVVIKLGDNTVTDMMSYMRALSVFDKGQEAKITVKRDEEVIDTTVKF
- a CDS encoding TonB-dependent receptor domain-containing protein; this translates as MSIRLKPLISAVLFMFSIFAFSQELTLTGKVVDEQQKPISFANITLFSLDTEIFIKGTSSNDDGVFELTSLSDGTYTLKISFIGFKTIEKTVEIKGDVRLKNIVLVEDSETLEAVTVNAKRPTIIRKPDRLTFNIENTALTEGSTLQVLKSTPGIIVSEGSINIKSSPATVFINNRRVQLTSDELIQLLESAPANSVKSVDVITNPPASYDADSGSVINIIMSKNLVTGYRGSVATNYTQGAFPRYNAATSHYFKNDKINLNLNYSYTNQKINREEENGIDYFDSNGNINQIWNSDIDRNTKTETHNANINFDYYVSDKTTLSLTSTALFTPYFKYRILNLTDINDANSNFLENFTANNLSRDDKFNIGSDLNLSTEFDNGSRLSFNGHYTIYNYSRNQAVFQNNSNQPDSEFNTVANQNTDIYTAKIDYSLPINDSSSFETGLKFSNINTESDITRVDVINGSEVINTANSNIFNYDENVFAAYANYSKSWEKWDIVVGLRAEQTNVDGFSPTLNQTNTQDYFKWFPNASISHNFSDNFSLYGNYKRSITRPSYTSLNPFTFFINENTIVVGKPDLQPTFQDHFVVGSSFLEYFTVEAYYINYDGAINELPRQNNNTNILAYTPTNLDKTVDYGFDFSFYYPKNRWSIYFVTSFFNITEEANLSEGFTDLSQWSNYSILQNTLSLLEDNSLNLSLTLTWVGKNVQQLSTVEDRLFSEFSLTKSVLKNKGVISLSVEDIFNYQDAESSTNYFNQSNRQFVDIDNRFVKLGFRYKFGNTKLSTNERATDAEERDRIKDLQ
- a CDS encoding NAD(P)/FAD-dependent oxidoreductase is translated as MNLSYWEIKSWLTDVDFTIVGSGIVGLNCALQLKNRFPKAKVLILEKGILPQGASTKNAGFACFGSLSELIEDLKTHSEAEVFNLVNQRVEGLHLLRQTLGDDNIDYQELGGYELFTKADEVLYEECLQRKDAINKLLKPIFNTCVFSFKEDSFGFQNIQSKQGFNQFEGQIDTGKMMSALLQLVYQKGIKILNATTVESFSEDSNSVKVKTNHFEFTTSKLLIATNGFASKLLDENLNLDYRVKPARAQVLITEPIKNLKIKGTFHLEKGYYYFRNIDNRILFGGGRHLDFKAEETTELAQTELVKNKLKELLETTILPNQNVNIDQYWSGIMGVGSQKKPIVKQLSNNVFCGVRLGGMGVAIGSLVGKELADLV
- the dusB gene encoding tRNA dihydrouridine synthase DusB, which codes for MVKIGDIELDEFPLLLAPMEDVSDPPFRALCKEQGADVVYTEFVSSEGLIRNAAKSVMKLDIYEKERPVGIQIFGANMESMLQTIDIVEKSKPDIIDINFGCPVKKVVSKGAGAGILKDICLMEKLTAEMVKRTNLPVTVKTRLGWDHDSIKIVEVAERLQDVGCKSIAIHGRTRAQMYKGDADWKPIAEVKNNPRMHIPIFGNGDVNTPERAAEMRDSYGLDGAMIGRATIGNPWFFKQVKHFFETGEHYRPITMQERVEAARRHLQMSIDWKGEVLGVFETRRHYTNYFKGIPDFKPYRMKMVTSDASEDVFAAFDEALEKFGDHQFA
- a CDS encoding DUF4345 domain-containing protein: MKITKYNIHLWISIPIVFSAGLSYGFYPNSFLEIQPETLDESNFNKAIMGLYFGFVTLWTFGVFMKSFYKPALISHVCFMLPMALGRLLSIILDGVPSDLYIYGTIGELALGVYGIWVLKSIASQ
- the lepA gene encoding translation elongation factor 4 produces the protein MKNIRNFCIIAHIDHGKSTLADRLLDYTGSVTAREKQDQLLDSMDLERERGITIKSHAIQMDYEFEGEQYVLNLIDTPGHVDFSYEVSRSIAACEGALLIVDAAQSIQAQTISNLYLALENDLEIIPVLNKVDLPSANPEEVTDDIVDLLGCDPEEVIHASGKTGFGVDDILKAIIERVPAPEGDPEAPLQALIFDSVYNTFRGIETYFRVFNGEIKKGQKIKFVATDKEYFADEVGTLKLNQIPKQSVKAGDVGYLITGIKTAKEVKVGDTITDFANPTTNIVEGFEDVKPMVFAGIYPVDTEDYEELRNSMEKLQLNDASLVFQPESSAALGFGFRCGFLGMLHMEIIQERLEREFDMTVITTVPNVSYHAYTNKNPDEAFIVNNPSDLPEVTTVNRVEEPYIKATIITKSDFVGNVMSLCIEKRGMIINQTYLTTERVELIFEMPLAEIVFDFYDRLKTVSKGYASFDYSPIGMKVSKLVRLDVLLNAQPVDALSALIHADNAHNIGKKMCEKLKELIPRQQFDIPIQAAIGAKIIARETVKALRKDVTAKCYGGDISRKRKLLEKQKKGKKRMRQVGNVEIPQQAFMAVLKLND
- a CDS encoding TolB family protein, giving the protein MKKLFLSLLIGISIVSCKNESEKSDKVAVQPEEKQLVAGNDSLIYPEEVHFKSIRQVTFGGDNAEAYWSFDDKQLVFQSNNAAWNVGCDQMFLMDANETFKDKTPPMISTGKGRTTCAYFLPDNKHIIYASTHLEQDECPDTPLRKNGKYIWPIYDSYDIFVADLEGNIVKQLTNEIGYDAEPTVSPKGDKIVFTSTRSGDLELYTMNIDGSDVKQITNELGYDGGAFFSPDGSQLIFRSSRPKTEKEIKEYKDLLAEGLVEPTEMELYICNADGSNLRQLTDLGNANWSPFFLPSGDKVLFSSNFEAERGFPFNLYMIDTDGKNLKRITHGETFDAFPVFSNDGKYLAFSSNRNNGGGRDTNLFIAEWQD